A single genomic interval of Camelina sativa cultivar DH55 chromosome 11, Cs, whole genome shotgun sequence harbors:
- the LOC104725098 gene encoding LOW QUALITY PROTEIN: uncharacterized protein LOC104725098 (The sequence of the model RefSeq protein was modified relative to this genomic sequence to represent the inferred CDS: inserted 1 base in 1 codon) translates to MGDGDEQSRELENSSSSRVPSVANAEARMKFASVDALSELVWSPRNGLSLRCADFSFTGKAKLRSPNFFDSGQTNMELRSNSTSIERQQQQEEDETVNVQLRAQDQVNQACSGMNRPLSGIGGSVEDKVEINDDIESEEAGSSKRSSEALLANEQLRMESAGSQEEPTNRGDKEEEDKMNINRVDRLESMDENNLTILAVVACEGKGEYFPEGEADVEKAGPSVSYSRHAKEKGKEKALSDENFDENENDDESFGSVESCNSAGLLSRGKKRPGFEQQLILGSKRLKTLSQECLGSTSKLKQDSSFMNWISNMTKGIWKGNEEDDSPFVALTSDANGHGHGQVNVIVDQQELNPCCVKENSGCRNTGFQSFFQSIYCPKKQSQDAVEMDISNDANATSLQELPWIPEQQCDVTKGDHLSSSGNEIGPVAEPNISSGKDGFNQTSEPLSSENKHEDNKEPNISLMPLSKSKPNEEPKVRGETDGKVSPCVTNRNSGLESLWISRFSSKSSFPQKKANDSASDAAQTRDSQKMLADSNVVIPSISSLDRLDKQNTALPKVSAMRIESSEIMASLFERKLEAMKCIIPSCSLAENADEERTNLVCFYCGKKGHCLRDCLEVTDIELRDLVQNISARNRREEVSSLCIRCFQLSHWAATCPNAPLYSSGVEXKAIKHALASTSGSKLLPLSGFTDVPKAVFDAVQVLRLTRSHVLKWLNTKKSVSGLEGFFLRLRLGKWEEGLGGTGYYVARIDGTTEVQSARRDSESSSISVKVKGMTCLVESQFISNHDFLEEELKVWWRSVEKSTGRSGDSIPSAEELIRKIQQRKMLGF, encoded by the exons ATGGGAGATGGAGATGAGCAAAGTAGAGAGCTAGAGAATTCGTCTTCGAGTCGTGTTCCTAGTGTTGCAAATGCAGAAGCAAGAATGAAGTTTGCTTCCGTGGATGCTTTATCAGAGTTAGTTTGGTCTCCTCGGAACGGTCTAAGCCTAAGATGTGCAGATTTCAGTTTCACTGGAAAGGCAAAATTACGCTCTCCTAACTTCTTTGATTCAGGACAAACCAACATGGAGCTTCGTTCCAATAGCACAAGTATCGAGCGacagcaacaacaagaagaagacgaaacgGTAAATGTCCAGTTGAGAGCACAAGATCAAGTTAACCAAGCGTGTAGCGGGATGAATAGACCATTGTCAG gGATTGGTGGTTCTGTTGAGGATAAGGTTGAAATCAATGATGATATAGAGAGTGAAGAAGCAGGAAGTTCCAAAAGATCGTCAG AAGCTTTGTTGGCTAATGAGCAGCTGAGGATGGAGAGTGCTGGATCTCAAGAAGAACCGACTAACCGtggagataaagaagaagaggataagaTGAATATTAATCGAGTTGATCGTTTAGAGTCAATGGATGAGAACAACCTCACAATTCTTGCTGTTGTAGCATGTGAAGGAAAAGGAGAATACTTTCCAGAAGGTGAGGCAGATGTTGAGAAGGCTGGACCAAGTGTCTCCTATAGTCGTCATGCcaaagagaaagggaaagaaaaagcTTTATCTGATGAAAACTTTGATGagaatgaaaatgatgatgaaaGTTTCGGGAGTGTAGAAAGTTGCAATAGTGCGGGTTTGCTCTCGAGGGGAAAGAAAAGGCCAGGCTTTGAGCAACAGCTGATTCTTGGAAGCAAACGGCTCAAAACGCTAAGTCAAGAATGTTTGGGGTCAACTTCAAAGCTCAAGCAAGATAGTTCTTTTATGAATTGGATATCAAACATGACAAAAGGAATCTGGAAAGGTAATGAAGAAGACGATTCTCCTTTTGTAGCTCTCACTTCAGATGCTAATGGTCATGGCCATGGCCAAGTCAATGTGATTGTTGACCAACAAGAGTTGAATCCATGCTGTGTGAAGGAAAATAGCGGATGCAGAAACACCGGTTTCCAGTCTTTTTTCCAGTCTATATATTGTCCGAAGAAACAAAGTCAAGATGCCGTGGAGATGGATATCTCAAATGATGCGAATGCTACTTCTTTGCAGGAGCTTCCCTGGATTCCTGAACAACAATGTGACGTTACCAAAGGGGATCACTTATCTTCATCTGGTAATGAGATTGGTCCAGTGGCTGAACCCAACATTTCATCAGGAAAAGATGGATTTAATCAGACAAGCGAACCGCTCTCGTCAGAGAACAAACATGAGGATAACAAAGAGCCAAACATCTCTTTGATGCCTCTTAGTAAGTCTAAGCCGAACGAAGAACCAAAAGTCCGCGGTGAAACTGATGGGAAGGTTAGTCCGTGTGTAACCAACAGAAATTCCGGTCTTGAAAGTTTGTGGATAAGCAGATTTTCTTCTAAGAGTTCATTCCCTCAGAAAAAGGCCAATGATTCAGCCTCAGACGCAGCTCAAACCCGTGATTCGCAGAAGATGCTGGCAGACAGTAATGTTGTAATACCCAGTATCAGCTCGCTAGATAGGCTGGATAAACAGAACACGGCTCTTCCCAAAGTTTCTGCAATGAGAATAGAGTCTTCAGAAATAATGGCTTCTTTGTTTGAAAGAAAGTTAGAAGCtatgaaatgcatcattcccTCATGTTCTTTAGCTGAGAACGCAGACGAGGAACGGACGAATCTAGTTTGTTTCTACTGCGGTAAAAAGGGTCACTGTTTAAGGGATTGTCTGGAAGTAACTGATATTGAGCTCAGAGATCTAGTACAGAACATAAGTGCTCGgaatagaagagaagaagtgtCAAGCCTATGCATTAGATGTTTTCAGCTAAGTCACTGGGCTGCAACATGCCCGAATGCTCCACTGTATAGTTCAGGAGTAG ATAAAGCGATAAAGCACGCTTTAGCTTCTACCTCTGGCTCAAAGCTGCTGCCCTTAAGTGGTTTCACAGACGTACCAAAAGCAGTCTTTGATGCTGTTCAAGTTCTTCGCTTGACCCGCTCACACGTTCTCAA ATGGCTAAATACCAAGAAGTCTGTATCGGGTCTTGAAGGGTTCTTCTTGCGGTTAAGGCTCGGGAAATGGGAAGAAGGGCTTGGTGGAACAGGGTACTACGTAGCTCGCATAGATG GGACCACAGAGGTGCAAAGCGCAAGGAGAGATTCAGAGAGTAGCTCAATTTCAGTTAAGGTTAAAGGGATGACTTGCCTTGTTGAGTCTCAGTTTATCTCAAACCATGACTTTCTTGag GAGGAGTTGAAGGTGTGGTGGCGGAGCGTCGAGAAAAGTACCGGTCGAAGCGGCGATAGCATCCCGTCGGCAGAGGAACTTATTCGGAAAATTCAGCAGAGAAAGATGTTAGGCTTTTAG
- the LOC104725097 gene encoding 40S ribosomal protein S15-5: protein MADVEPEVAAAGIVKKRTFKKFSFRGVDLDALLDMSTEDLVKHFSARIRRRFSRGLTRKPMALIKKLRKAKLEAPAGEKPAAVRTHLRNMIIVPEMIGSIIGVYNGKTFNQVEIKPEMIGHYLAEFSISYKPVKHGRPGVGATNSSRFIPLK, encoded by the exons ATG GCGGATGTCGAACCAGAGGTTGCTGCAGCTGGAATCGTGAAAAAGAGAACGTTCAAGAAGTTTTCTTTCAGAGGAGTCGATCTCGATGCTCTTCTCGACATGTCGACCGAAGATCTTGTCAAGCATTTCAGTGCCCGTATCCGTAGAAG ATTCTCTAGAGGATTGACCAGGAAGCCTATGGCTTTGATCAAGAAATTGCGCAAAGCG AAATTGGAGGCACCAGCTGGTGAGAAGCCAGCAGCAGTGAGAACACATTTAAGGAACATGATCATTGTGCCTGAAATGATTGGAAGCATCATCGGTGTTTACAACGGAAAGACTTTTAACCAAGTCGAGATTAAACCGGAGATGATTGGACATTACTTGGCTGAGTTCTCAATCTCATACAAACCGGTTAAGCACGGTAGGCCTGGTGTTGGTGCTACCAATTCCTCCAGGTTTATCCCTCTCAAGTGA